Within Calliopsis andreniformis isolate RMS-2024a chromosome 4, iyCalAndr_principal, whole genome shotgun sequence, the genomic segment ACGGAAGAAACGGAAAGTTCAGTGTCCTGTTATGTCGGATTCAAAACAGTCCTAACTATACATCATTCGTAGAGACGCGCCGAATGGATTTATCATGAACGGCTCAGTGTTCTGATTAGACTGtagatctttatgcatttatgggaaatttcaatATGCAAACAAGTACAATATCCATGTAATTATGGCTGCATTTATAAGTATTTTTGAAGTGCCTAAGCGCAATATCACTAAGAAGTCTCAAAGTACAAGTCTAGTTAATGAAACTCATATGCTTTCTCTTTGAAATTTGTTGAAAAAATCGAAATTTCTATAATAACTCattttaatacaataaaaataacacgATATTAATATACAGCATACCCCATTTAAATTTACAAGACCAAATATCTCGATTATTTAAGTATTATAATGTTTTTGTGTCAAAAAATTAGATTGCATTGCTGCTGTAtcttcaaaaataaaattacagatGTTCATTACTAATTAAGTtagtaaaaattaaattaaagttttataagaaaaaaataaGCAATTTTTATCTcttgcaatttttttttaaatttataaactcaagctaaaaatgatcaaaatatcaataattttgtaatttatttctttaaatattttaaaaaatagaagtTGTACAAACAATAATTTCAGACAAAAACTGTTCGTATTTTTCGGAATAAGATTCCCAAACAAAaagttttcattaaaaaaaaataaaagttgaTCTTGAAAATGCACACATTAAAATATTACTAATGCCATTTTAATCCCTCATTAACATCCTGGAAGATATGTTCCACCTCTTCTTTATTTTAATTAGTTGTTTACGAGATATTTCGTTATGTCAGTTTAAATGTAACACCCTAGTGTACAACTGCATTTAAAAAAggtataaaaataaatcaattcaaatttgaatttaaaaaaaaagtaataaCTAAAGTACCCAGTTAAAATAAACATATCTGTCCTATCAAGAGACTGTGTCAACGAGATATATTTTaaggaatttttaaatattttaaaatgtaaCGTTACAAAAACTTGCGCCTATATAGTACGCTTTATGGTAAATACGAATCTGCATATAATATGCAAGAatatacaaaattttaaaaGCTAAATACACTGTGCAATATTTATAGGACAAAACAAATTGTCAATCAGATCGGACTTCTTTAATTGTGTTTATGGAAATagaaatttatataaatatccATAGTCTAGTTTTCActgaaagaaaaaagaattagAACAAGAGATAATAACTTTCTTTCTGTCATAAGTACATAATTTTAAATCGTTTGTTTGACAAATTGTTTAACTGCGTTAATACGGTATAATTTCCATAGAAATTAGTTCAACTGCAGCTGATTTATTGATCGTAACGATTTCTGTCCAGATACCTACGATTTTCTTTCATTTGCACAGTTTTATCACCAAATAAACGACAAATAACGAGGCACTGGCCAATCGACATTGCTCCTTACTTTCATCTGCCTTTCACTGCAGTTCCGCACTGTAGTTGTTTTTCTTTTCGGATGCAACGTATTTTCGAGGAACACTTTTACTTGCTTCGTGAGAGCAAAGAATGTGTACGTACCTATGTGTTAGTACATAGCCATAGGAAGGATCTTATGAGGAAGGAAGAATCCAAGTTTCAGCCATGGTCGCTTATCAGAATAATCTGAGAAATTAAATAATGTGTTCATAATGTAACATTATAATATCAAAGTATGCTATTATACAATGTCGTTAATGTACTGTTTCTAGGTTAATTATAGATAGATATGTACATTATGTATGAACATTGCTTAGTATCTAGATATGACTTTTTAATGAAATCATATGTTGACAGTGACATGTGCACAGTACATATACACATAATCAAATCTCGGTACTTGTAGTTTTCCGAATTTTAAAAGAACCTCGATTGATGTATTCTATTAAGAAAATTGTTTTTTGTTTTGATGGTTTAAATTAATCTATGAAGAAATTAAAGCTACAATAATATAACGAATTATTCAACAGGAGTTTAATTATTCAATGAAATTGTAAGATGCttctttttgtcttattttttaCAAATACCATTTTCATAAGTTAaccaaaaataaatgaaattaacCTTTATGCATAGAGGCCAATGTGAGCCGAAacataatttcaattttcaatgcttctCCCAAGAAAATTCGATTCATATAAAATGCGTGAACTTTTAGTTACAATAGCTAAGGTATTCACGTATCATTTGTGTACAAAAGTAAATTTTACACtattttatacaataaaaatgagtcGAATCAAATTTGTATGCGAGGGTTAAAAGAAGTATACGCTATTGTCGGAGTGAAAAAGACTTTTTTCTATTACAAGAAAATACATTGTAGATTATTCGGAAACACTAATTATCAAAGTtgtgtataaataaatatggCCGACAAATTAATTTCTGCACTGTCTGCAAGATTTAAGTTTCCACTGTTATTCGATTTGAAAATGGATGGAATTTTATAAAAGCTTATAAAAGTGACTATGGCCAATCGGCAGCcgattaaagaatttttttaatttgtaaaAAGTAAAAGTGATATTTTACGTAAAACTTTACTTCTTTATTAgtgaataaaaatatgaaaacttaaaaattcaaaaaatggtACTACAAGTTGAAGATAAGCTTGTCAGCTATATGCAGATACACCAAATTTTATGGAAAAGTATGGCAAATTAACGAAGTCATTATGCAACGAGTGAAGCTTTGTTCATATCGGACGCGTATGTAGAAATTAATTTATCGGTTATACTAGCTTATGTACAACTTCGATCATTTTTTTAAGTAATCTACAAAGCATTTGTtttcttataaaaaaaaaagtgaaaTTACTTCAAAGGATAGATTTTCTTAAAGAAATCCTTAAAAAAGTCCTCTTCTTTACTGTGTCTTTTTCAAGGTATGTACCCTCTTCAACAGTGCAGAAATACGTATGTACACCTGAGCCTGTAAGTCGTTCGATCTTTTGATCGCGTTTGTTATTTTGCATGTtactcctgaatccaaaataatgacataaaaataaaatattacacgAATACTCACGAAGTGATCCTATCCCTGTTACAGATAAGTATGCAGAAAAAACTGAACTGCTTATGGACTTTCGTGTCTCATGTTTTGAAATTCCTACATCTTCAAAAACAACGACATCTTCAAAAAAAGTACTACATTTTTAACACCTACATTTTTCGAGCGGAGGATGTAAGAAACATATTGTGTCTTCATTATTGGCGATGATAAGGTAGTAAACaagaaaatattcctgttcctACCTTACCAAccaatatacaaggtgtcctaTTAAACTACCCTCCTTATTCATCTGTATAGTTTCAAGTAATAAGcgaaaatattatttacaaaaGATATATTGTTAGAAAAAACTTATAACAGAGTGGTATTATTTATTCTAAAAGAAGTATCTACTTTTTTATGGTTAAATTTTGGAGAATAAGGAACTGTAGATTGAAGTACTAAAGTACACTAATCATTCTGAATATTTTTGAAACTCTTTGTTGCAATTGTAATTTTGTCTAGTCGTGAGATATTTAATTGTGTTTATCCCACATTAATTTAAGATATGCACGAAGACACGTTTTAGATTAGTTTGTTTCTATTCTTATTGTAGTCTTGATCACTAAAAATCTTTGTTCCTTTCATCCCTTTTCAAATTTGCGAGAAGAACGGAAGAAGGATCAATAGCTGAGGCACGATCATGGATCTTAACTCTTTAACACTcggatttttttcaaatttaccATTAAAAAATGCACAAATTTATATTCTGTGAATATTGtaacattttttttgcattttccatGGTCTACAAAATAATTTTGCTGCATCTATGACTGTGCCCGTGATAGTCATGGGTCAAGTCAAATTGGACATTTTATTGATTATGTCATACCATACGcagtataaaataatatataaataaaaaatgaagaatTTTCAGGAAAATATGCACGTATGAACATTTCCATCATCCTCGTGTTCAGACTCTGATCTACCCTCTAAAAATTTTCCACATatttggaaacaccctgtatatgtatgaTTAAAATAATTCGCGTAATTTTGAAATTACTAACTTTATGTTATTTTGGGTTTTAATACTtttaaatgataaatatgacttcgATACTAgataataatattgaaaaaataatttcCTTCATTGACAAGGTTGTGGTTGTTAAGTGTACTATCTACTATCTACTGCAGTACGCACTTCAAGATGGCGGCGGGTTGTTTCGTCGAGTTACATCAGAACTAGTGTTATAAGATTTTTATGTACAATAAACATTTCTCTAAGTGccatttcattttaattttgcTCTATAATAATATACAATCATGTCTGACAAAAGGCAACAAAATTTATCGGTATGTACTGAAGTGTCATTTGTATATAACATCACTCTTCAATGAAACTAGTATTACACGTGTATTTAAATTTCACTTTAATGCACTCTGTTTACGAAATAATACTCGTTTAATTGACACATAAAATCATGTGGTAAAATTCAATTCTTGATCTATATAAGAAACTTATTAAATACTGACAATTTAGTTTAAAAACACCTTGTAGAAAATTGaaggtagagatttaaaaattaattttactcaTTTACAATTTTGTTCATATTTAACAGAAAGAAGAAATAGCCAAGCAGTTTATGTTACCAGAGAGGAAGAGCAAGATTGCTACATTATTAAAACAAGATGGTCAAGCATATTGTATTTGTAGAAGCTCAGACAGTTCACGTTTTATGATGTACGTAAAATGGttaatctttttttaaattattatgtttattatataattttgtatataactgtaaaatatattttaatttcagaGGATGTGATGCATGCGAGGAATGGTATCATGGTGAttgcataaatataacagagaaAGATGCCAAGcacataaaacaatttttctgtgTTGTAAGAATTTATATGCCAATTAATTTCAGTGATGTTTTATGACAAAATtatgttaaatatatttttagcgTTGTAGAGAAGAAGATCCGACACTTGTAACACGATACAAGCCACGCAGGATAGAACAGGATGATCGCAAATACAAGAAATATAAAGAAAAAGAGCGAGCTCATAGATATGAATATGATGCTCCTTGGGATCCAAATGCAGTGAAAAAGTCATCAAAGCGTTGTGGAGAATGCAGTGGTTGTTTAAAAACAGAAAACTGTGGAAAATGTGATGCATGCAGGTAATTATTTCAGGGCAAAAAAACTAGTATTTAAGATTATTTTTATTCATGTAAATTCATTTCCACGCAATTTTTAGGCATTTGAAAAAATTTGGACCATCAGTACGATTGAAACTTAGGTGTATACAAAAAACCTGTCGTGTACTAGGTGATCCACTGAAACcctcaaagaatttcaataaaaGCTTAAAGTTTGTTAAAAAACGAAAAAGAGATTCCAGTAATGAAAGAAATGAACACCTGGAGATACCAAGGCAGTGTTATGGTCCAGCTTGTATAAAACAGTCTCGACCTGGCAGCAAATATTGTTCTGATGAATGTGGACTGAAATTAGCAACCAATAGAATTTACCAAGTACTGCCTCAACGAATACAGGAATGGTCATTGACGCCATGCATTGCAGAACAAAATAATAGGAGAGCTTTAGAATCGGTTAGGAAGCAGCAACAGGATGTTAGAAGAATACTTCAAGAATTAGATAAGAGGCATGCAGAATTGGACAGAATTATAGAGCGTGCAAAACACGCTACAATTGATCCACAAGCAGAAGTAGATGACAACGACGATACTGAAATGAGCACATACTGCATTACCTGTGGACATGAAATTCATTCAAGGACTGCTATTAAACATATGGAAAAGTGCTTTAATAAAGTAAGTATAATGATACTAAATTGTAAGTTTCTATACGTTTATGATAAGTTTAAATACGCAAGACAGTAAAAGTATAAGTTGAAGTAAAAACTTCCAAAGTAAAATATACATGATGTTATTTAGAGGGTTTGCGTAAATTTCTATTTaggtttcatttttttaatactgtttataaaaatatggaTTTGCATAGATAGTAGATTGTAATCTATTGATAGCATTTATTATACTAACTACTAATTTCAcattaatgattttattttatctgTATTTGCAGTATGAGTCGCAAGCGTCTTTTGGTTCCATCTTTAAAACTCGCATCGAAGGACAAGTGATGTTTTGTGATTTCTATAATCCTACAAATAGAACTTACTGTAAAAGGTTACGAGTTCTTTGCCCTGAGCATTGCAAGGATCCAAAAATTAGTGAAACGGAAGTGTGTGGTTGTCCCCTTGTTACGAATGTGTTTGACATGACTGGAGAGTTTTGTCGAGCACCAAAGAAGAGCTGTGTAAAACATTATGTGTGGGAAAAGTTACGACGGGCAGAAATTGATATGGAAAGAGTAAGACAGTGGTTAAAGATAGATGAACTTGTTGAACAAGAAAGACAAATTCGAGCAAATATGGCTACTCGTGCTGGTGTACTTGCTCTTATGTTACATTCTACTTATAATCATGAACTAATGGAACAAATGACACAAGAACAGAATAGAGAACAACTGGAAGCAATGGAAGAGGAACTCCAACGTAGGTATGGCATGCTACAGAAAGAGCAGCCTGCAGAACAGTGataattttcattttccaaGAAGTCTAGAACTAATGGTATGACAAATTTTTTTACATATCTCCGTAACGTGTTTAATATGATGTTTGTATCAAAATATTGTACAGTGTAATATTAATTAGgagtgaaatatttttaatgcgTGATAGAAGCATTGTACTAGATATAGTGCCTTTTTGATGTATAGTGACTTCGTAGAAACAGCAGAGGTTCAGGTTCTTCATACCTCTGAGTGTTTCAGTGGTGGATAAAACATTAAGCTCAACATATTTTGCAAGTGGATAGTTCCTAATAACTTGTTCCGTGTAGTTTTTCAACACACAGTAACTATTCACAGAAGTTCACCAacttctttttatatttaattaatatttaaagagtTTTAAATATCTTAATTCGTATTCCGATTAGTAgaaaaagtattaaaataaaatttgaatacattgagaaatacaaaaaaaaatgaaGTAATACTGTTTAATTTAACCAAAATCGGGGAAGTTAATGGGTACAGTAATTGATACATTcactttattaattttttagggcCCTATGGGTATCAAACGGGCAGGTAAATTTTTAATTCTACGAAATTTTAGCCTAATAAAAATTGGTAAAAATACAGCCCTGAACCAAGTAGCAGAGAACACGTTTTGCAGATTTCATTTAAGTCACTATACATCGGAAAGACAGTATGTATGTAACGaatttatgaaataagtatgtaTAACCgagaattataaaaaaaatcgtTTATAAATGAAGTCTAGTTCATAAttgaattgaaaacaaaaatttttCTTTCTCATGCAGTAATAGCTAAAACGATATTAGTAGAAACGTAATAATACTGCCTAAATAATAAAACCAAACATACAAAGTGTCACTATTCAACGAAATACTATTTTATCTGTTATGATAATTGGATTTTAATTACACAGAACCGCGAATAGCAAAAATTGTTCTAGCCCATTGTGTATAATTGTGTATTTCTCTTTATTTATAACGTTCAATTAAACTTTTGTAAATTCAAATtcataattatataattttccATTACCTATTTTTAGTGTTCACAATATATCATTTCACATTATATGATTGCGCATGTGAAATAAATCGATAACTCGTTTATATGAAACATAATTTCAACGTTTCTAAAATTTACCACACTTTAACTTCAATAAATATATTACTTGCTTAATTTTAACCGGTTAAGTTCCGACTCGTCGCTAGAAAGGATGCTCTCTCAAAATACTTCTGAATTACAACAATTTCCAATCGTAACACAGGATATTACATATTCTGGCATAGTGTACAACTCTCCAGTTTATTACTGATGAATatctatatatgtatgtatgtatataatttatattctacGTATaacttatatatatacatatttatacagatatatatatattatatatatttatacgcGTCGTACCTTTCTTGCAGTTTAGTGTCTTTGATGCAAATCACGAGAATTAAAACGCACGCTCTCACTTCCTCTCGGCATCAGTACCCCGGCATAGCCCATTAACAATGGAATAA encodes:
- the LOC143178299 gene encoding CXXC-type zinc finger protein 1, encoding MSDKRQQNLSKEEIAKQFMLPERKSKIATLLKQDGQAYCICRSSDSSRFMIGCDACEEWYHGDCINITEKDAKHIKQFFCVRCREEDPTLVTRYKPRRIEQDDRKYKKYKEKERAHRYEYDAPWDPNAVKKSSKRCGECSGCLKTENCGKCDACRHLKKFGPSVRLKLRCIQKTCRVLGDPLKPSKNFNKSLKFVKKRKRDSSNERNEHLEIPRQCYGPACIKQSRPGSKYCSDECGLKLATNRIYQVLPQRIQEWSLTPCIAEQNNRRALESVRKQQQDVRRILQELDKRHAELDRIIERAKHATIDPQAEVDDNDDTEMSTYCITCGHEIHSRTAIKHMEKCFNKYESQASFGSIFKTRIEGQVMFCDFYNPTNRTYCKRLRVLCPEHCKDPKISETEVCGCPLVTNVFDMTGEFCRAPKKSCVKHYVWEKLRRAEIDMERVRQWLKIDELVEQERQIRANMATRAGVLALMLHSTYNHELMEQMTQEQNREQLEAMEEELQRRYGMLQKEQPAEQ